The Haloplasma contractile SSD-17B genome has a segment encoding these proteins:
- the kdd gene encoding L-erythro-3,5-diaminohexanoate dehydrogenase, translating to MQKGCRFGVHRVVEPKGTLPQAAIKIDNTPEIYSNELLIDVKTLNIDSASFTQIKKACNHDQDKMKKMILDIVRNRGKMQNPVTGSGGMLIGTVKEIGPDFNDSNLKVGDKIATLVSLSLTPLLIKEIKEIKVFNDQVDVLATAILFESGIYSILPDDLPETLALAALDVAGAPAQVNKLVKQNDTVVIVGAAGKSGILCTYQAMKNAGPKGNVIAVVINEEQKTLLESLNLATTIVIADATKPTEVYEKIVDVTNGELSDVTINVVNVENTEMSCILSTKDTGTVYFFSMATSFTKAALGAEGVGSDVNMIIGNGYTRHHADLTLNLIRESKPIRQLLEKLYV from the coding sequence ATGCAAAAAGGATGCCGCTTTGGTGTACATCGTGTTGTAGAGCCTAAGGGTACACTGCCACAGGCAGCTATAAAAATCGATAACACACCTGAAATATATAGTAATGAACTATTAATTGATGTAAAAACATTAAATATCGATTCCGCAAGTTTCACACAAATAAAAAAAGCATGCAACCATGATCAGGATAAGATGAAAAAAATGATTTTAGATATCGTACGAAATCGCGGAAAAATGCAAAATCCGGTGACAGGCTCTGGAGGAATGTTAATTGGGACAGTAAAAGAAATTGGTCCTGATTTTAATGATTCAAACCTTAAGGTAGGGGATAAAATAGCAACACTAGTTTCTTTATCATTGACGCCATTATTAATAAAGGAAATCAAAGAAATTAAGGTTTTTAATGATCAAGTTGATGTCTTAGCGACTGCTATATTGTTTGAATCGGGAATTTACTCGATTTTACCGGACGACCTACCGGAGACATTAGCACTAGCTGCACTCGATGTAGCAGGAGCACCAGCTCAGGTAAATAAACTTGTTAAACAAAACGATACAGTAGTTATAGTTGGCGCTGCAGGAAAGTCTGGAATCCTGTGTACCTATCAAGCAATGAAAAATGCAGGACCAAAAGGAAATGTCATTGCTGTTGTGATTAATGAAGAACAGAAAACATTACTCGAGTCATTAAACTTAGCGACTACAATTGTAATTGCAGATGCGACAAAGCCAACCGAAGTGTATGAAAAAATCGTTGATGTAACCAATGGTGAACTGTCAGATGTAACGATTAATGTTGTTAATGTAGAGAATACCGAGATGTCATGTATTTTGAGTACAAAGGATACCGGAACTGTATATTTCTTCTCAATGGCAACTTCTTTTACAAAGGCCGCATTAGGAGCTGAAGGCGTTGGTAGTGATGTCAATATGATTATAGGAAATGGATATACCAGGCATCATGCTGACTTAACGTTAAACCTTATAAGAGAGTCAAAACCGATCAGACAACTTTTAGAAAAACTATATGTATAG
- the kce gene encoding 3-keto-5-aminohexanoate cleavage enzyme: MEKLIITAAICGAEVTKEHTPYIPYTIDEIVREAELAYNAGASIIHLHVREDDGTPTQNKDRFKEAINRIKERCKDVIIQPSTGGAVGMTTDERLQPIELNPEMATLDCGTLNFGGDEIFVNTENDIKEFAKRIQERHIKPELECFDKGHIDLVIRLYKKGFIKGPLHFSFVLGVNGGMSGDLRDFVYMNESLPCNSTFSVAGIGRYEFPLAVASIVSGGHVRVGFEDNIYIEKGQLAKSNGELVEKVVRLANELGRDIATPDEARKILGIGEQCDWVV; the protein is encoded by the coding sequence ATGGAAAAATTAATCATAACCGCTGCCATCTGTGGAGCTGAGGTTACTAAAGAGCACACACCTTATATTCCATACACCATTGATGAAATCGTTCGTGAAGCAGAATTAGCGTACAATGCTGGTGCTTCGATCATCCATTTACATGTTCGTGAAGATGATGGAACACCTACACAGAATAAGGATCGTTTTAAAGAGGCAATCAACCGAATTAAAGAAAGATGTAAAGATGTCATTATCCAACCTTCAACAGGTGGGGCGGTAGGGATGACAACAGATGAACGATTACAACCGATCGAACTAAATCCAGAAATGGCGACACTTGATTGCGGTACGTTAAACTTTGGTGGTGATGAAATTTTTGTGAACACGGAGAATGATATAAAAGAGTTCGCAAAACGAATACAAGAAAGGCACATAAAACCTGAACTTGAATGTTTTGATAAAGGTCATATAGATTTGGTAATACGTTTATATAAGAAAGGATTTATTAAAGGGCCACTTCACTTTAGTTTTGTGTTAGGTGTGAATGGTGGTATGAGTGGAGACTTAAGAGATTTTGTTTATATGAACGAGTCACTTCCGTGTAATAGTACGTTTTCGGTTGCAGGGATTGGACGCTATGAGTTTCCACTAGCAGTCGCTTCTATTGTTTCTGGTGGCCATGTTCGTGTTGGTTTTGAGGATAATATTTACATAGAGAAAGGTCAATTAGCAAAATCAAACGGAGAACTCGTTGAGAAGGTAGTTAGATTAGCAAATGAATTAGGACGTGATATCGCAACTCCAGATGAAGCACGAAAAATACTCGGGATAGGAGAACAGTGTGACTGGGTTGTATAA
- the kal gene encoding 3-aminobutyryl-CoA ammonia lyase translates to MEEVMIRVRMSAHDAHYGGGLVDGARMLALFGDVATELLIRNDGDEGLFRAYDSVDFLAPVYAGDYIEAVGRIVKQGNTSRRMEFVARKVIVPRQDLSESACDVLEEPIIVCKATGTCIVTKDKQR, encoded by the coding sequence ATGGAAGAAGTGATGATTCGTGTAAGGATGAGTGCCCATGATGCACATTACGGTGGTGGGTTAGTTGATGGAGCAAGGATGTTAGCATTATTTGGGGATGTTGCGACTGAATTATTAATTAGAAATGATGGAGATGAAGGATTGTTTAGAGCATATGATTCAGTTGATTTTTTAGCTCCTGTTTATGCAGGTGACTATATAGAGGCTGTAGGTCGTATTGTAAAGCAGGGAAATACATCACGAAGAATGGAGTTTGTTGCTAGAAAGGTTATCGTTCCAAGACAAGATTTATCAGAAAGTGCTTGTGATGTATTAGAGGAACCAATTATAGTGTGTAAGGCAACAGGTACTTGTATTGTAACTAAAGATAAACAACGATAG
- a CDS encoding ParB N-terminal domain-containing protein, whose translation MRKLTFTVEEAESFSNEGRLEEWIHLFLNSAGNNSGLSEGLKLEKRYFIGPVLLCLDQLYRCCGPEPEMEYYNSLESWEVHINKFRRLIRNGWDMPPLICHNTDEGLSIRDGNHRHEALKREGIKQCWVIIWDEDEERLQRLINKVTNTLAL comes from the coding sequence ATGAGAAAGCTAACGTTTACAGTAGAGGAAGCAGAATCCTTTAGTAATGAAGGACGACTTGAAGAATGGATTCATTTATTTTTAAATTCAGCAGGAAACAATTCAGGGTTATCAGAGGGACTTAAATTAGAAAAACGATATTTTATTGGTCCTGTATTACTTTGTTTAGATCAATTATATCGATGTTGTGGTCCTGAACCCGAAATGGAATATTATAATTCATTAGAATCGTGGGAAGTTCATATCAACAAGTTTCGCAGATTGATCAGAAATGGTTGGGATATGCCACCGTTAATTTGTCACAACACTGATGAGGGACTTAGCATACGTGATGGAAATCATCGACATGAGGCACTAAAACGAGAAGGAATTAAGCAGTGTTGGGTCATTATCTGGGATGAAGACGAGGAACGATTACAACGTTTAATTAATAAAGTAACAAATACTTTAGCACTGTAA